A window of Limanda limanda chromosome 4, fLimLim1.1, whole genome shotgun sequence genomic DNA:
GAGAGAGCTGATGGCAGGTGAGCATTAGTGCATCAGGAATGTCCTTTTATTAACCAAAGCAAAGACGACTCCACATCATGTATGGTTATATGATCATACACATTTGTTTACACTGACAATAGGAACAAAAAATGAGCTTCGATGTGGAAACATCCAAAACATTCTACATACAACAAACAGCTACCAAACTAAAAAAGCAAGACCTCATCTCAACGTTCTACAATCCAAAAAACCTACTGAGCATGTGCAAAGGAAAGGcttggggggtgggggtagtCGCATTATCAAAACACAGCaacatcagaaaaataagacagAGGGAAAGGATTCAGCAGCCCCAGTGcattatttacaaaattaaacaagAGTAAGGAATCTGTCCATCCCACATCCACAGAGCACTGCAAAACAGAAATGTGTAGTCAtgttaccatagcaacaggATCATCCTCTTACAACAATGCAACAGGGCATGTCAACATTTCACCACAGCAACAGAGCATTAACATTAGATAACAGCAACATAGCTTTACGTTATGATTTTATCGTAGCAACAGGAAATGCGAAGACATTACCATAGCAACAGAGCACCAACATGTAATCTACAGCAGGTTTTACCATAGCAACACAGTATGTTAACTTGTCATTGCAACATGGCATTTGAAAATTAGACCACAGCAAAAAAGCATTTTCAGAGTTTATCATAGCAACAGAGCATTTTAAGATGTTACAATAGCAACAGAGCATGTAAATATTTTACCATAGCAACAGAGCATTGACATTATCATGGCATTTGTACTGTGACTGTGACCATCATTTTTTGTGGCAACAGAGCATGATATCATCTTACCATTGCAACAGCACAGCAGCACAGCATATTGAAACGCATAAAGCAAGAATTGCTCATTAAACAGTCATGTTACCATAGCAGTAAAACAGGTGTAGAGTATGTTCAATTCATCAACGTGTCACATTATTGGACAAAATGCTGCAAAGCTgtcatggaaacaaaacaagacaagacCAAAATCACCAAAATCATCAGTTTGTGTTACGATAGtcagtggaggagctgcaggaaagaaaaaagtctgGATATGAGTCTTCCTATTGGACAGACTGCAGGGGCTGGGGCCTACCTGCTATTATCTACAAACAAGAAGAGGGAGCGCTTTAGTAATAACTGACAGTGGGCAGACAGGGCAAGGTCTAAACTGAAAAACGTTTTAAATCTAATCTGGTATAATTGCTTTTACCTAGATTGTTGATCCAGGTAGGTGTAACATCTTGTATCTACAGTTAGTCTGTTTTGGGTAGGGCTTTACCCAAGGCTTATTTTGACTTTACGAGCGCCAATAGGTCGGTCATTGAGGTccaagacagcagcagcagcctcctcatGGCTCTGAAAGGCCACCATGGCCTCGCCAGTTGGTAGGCCTTTCTCACTGAACTGCAGGCAAACTGAGCCTTGCAACACCTGGTAGCCATAGAAGAAGTCCATGATCTCATCCACGGTTACAGTGAATGGCATGTTCTGAAGTTTTACAATTGTTGGGCCAGCAGCACCACGTTGACTATTGGGATTGTTGGATCCGCCGGGGGCTGGCTGGTTACGGAGACTGTCAGCTCCTTGAGAGAACACCTGCTGCCCACCTGTGGCCCCACCACCTGGACGTCCTTGGTTGTTGTTAGAACCTCCTCTattctgtcctcctccacttgATTTTCTGTTGGCACTTTCAAAGGGCACCAAGCCTCTAAGCCCATCTTGACTGAATGAAAGTCCTCCTCCAGTTCCAGTTCGAAAGCCTGGTGACTCCATGATTGATGCTCCAGGAAGACCGGCAACTAGTGGTGGAGCCAAACCCAGATTCACGTCTCCCAGCCCTGCTGCcaggggaggcagaggaggagggccGGCCAGCCCATTCCCTGGGGCTGAGAATGGAGTCACAAATTGGGCATTATTAAGGTTCCCCATAGTATTTCTGAGAAAGTTAAACTCTTCCCCACTAATCCCAGCAAATGGGTTGATCTGGGGCTGCTGGGGACTGGGCTGGGTTTGCTGGTGGGGATTCTGATTTTGGCCTTGCGGATTTTGGTTGCGTTGGCCCCTCTTGTTCTGAGGGGGAGGATTTCTCTCAATTTCCTTCATTTGCTCAAAGGTCACTAGGTGGATAAAGGCATCACGGCCATTGAGTTTTTGACGATGCAGTCTTTCAGCTTTACGGGCGTCTTCCTCAGTTCGCAGCTGGAATATGGATTGCCCTAAACCATTGCCATGGGTATCTGACAGAACCTTCAGGGTGTCTTCATAAATCCCTACACCGTCAAGGAAGGCACGAACATCCTTCTTGGAGATGTTGTATGGAATGTTGGTGATGTGGGCGCAGTTCCTGGGAGCTTTCAGGCCATCCTGGTTCTTGCCATCACCCTGTGTTGCTTCACGTTTGCGGATGGAATCAATCTTTTCAAGCATTCCTTTCCGGCTGATTGGCTGGACCTGGATAAAGCGGGTGCCCATGTACTGCATGTGAGAACCCAGAGCAGTCTTGTGGTCCTGTTCTGCTTTGAACTCAAGGAAGCCTTCTCCTGTGGCTCGCCCATTGGGTCCATAGGCGATGTAGACACTGTCCTCCACAATAGACAAATTATTAAAGAACTCCTTAATCTGTTTCTTGTCTGCCTCATAGGGGAGGCCCTTCAGGTAGACACAGAATTCCTGTCGGTGGGGAGATCTTGACCTTCCTCGCTGATCCCTACCCCCAGACCCAGCATTTCCACGACGGTGCTGGTGGTCGTGAAATTCGTTGATGTGATCTGATTTGCTGCTATTGTGTGGAGCATGACCCATCATACCATCACCGAGGCTGGCCCACTGCCGCTCAGAGGAGGGAGTGATTTCAATGAACCTTTGACCCATCATGCCACCTCCCCGCTTCACTGCTTCAAAGCTGTCCTGAGGTGAGAAGAACTTGACCATAGCCCTGCCAGTTGGCCGACCTTGCCCATCCCTCACTAGACGAGCCCCATCCACACCCAGACCCCGGAAGAAttctctgacctccagctctgAGCAGGAGAATGGGAGATTCTGCAGTAGGACAAACAACTCATCAGGATTAGCTATTCCTACCCCAGAGGCTACAGCCGCTGCAGCCTTCATGTGGGCCTGAAGGCCAAGAGAGgccaggggggagagaggattAAACAGCATTTGGTTGGGGGTTCCAAGAGAAAGACCTGGGCCTAATCCTGCTGGGGGAGGTAGGGAGGGGTTAAAGGGAGGCATGGAAGACATGTGGGAGAGGTGAGACATTGGAGGCATTGGAGGGCCTTGTGACATGGGGGAGACAGTAGGGACAGGGGGTAGCGAGGACACTGGAGGTGGAACTGGAAGGGAGGGCAGTGTAGGCATGGGGGGCATGGAAGGCATGCTGGGAAGTGGAGGGATGGGCGGGGGGCCTGCATTGAGTGATGCAAGAGCTGTGGTGATTGTAGGTGTGGAGCTGTAGCTGTTGGGGAAGCAGTGCACtatgttagccaagctggcaATTACTTTGTGGCTTGGTGGCTCCTGTATTGAGCTTGCAGCTGTCACTAAGGCAGAGGTGTTACTGAAACCCTGGTTTCCATGGCTGCCACTTCTCCCCCCTGCCCCTGACTGCACTGTGGGTATAGGGGCAGTGCTCCCTTGCCGATTGGCATTTCCTGCTGTAGGTGCAGCTGTTTCAACAGCACCTGCTCCAGCCTCAAACCTGCGGCGACTGAGTTCAATCATATTCTGCATTTCTGTCTTACTGCTCAGCAGCAGCGACACTTTGGAGGCTTTAATGGACCCGCCTGTACGCATCATCCCCAGCCGAGCATCCTCATCAGTGGCAAAAACGATGAAGGCCTCGCCATGCTCACCCCCTACGATGTGCACTCCCCCGTCAGGGATGGTGAGGCCAGAGAAGAAGTGTCTGATGTCCATGGTCCCAGCCATTATGGGCAGACCCTGCAGTCTGATGACTACCGCCATACTGACTGCTAAACCACAGCCCTACAACCTGGGGAGAAAGCAACATTACTGTCAGATGAAGAGCAGAACGAGGGAGACCAgtggtttccagatgttttcttGGGAAGCTAGCATGAGACTCAAATTGAGAGCTAATAATAGCTTAGCCAACATTGCTTACATTTGAGTTTCTAAAGAAGAACCACAGATCAATCTTTGAGCAACTATTTTTAGATCCTGACATTTGGAAACCAGTGGTTTTTGGACAGAGTTTGTGGCAAAAATTTTAGCAAAATAggcagaaaaacagcaaaacaaccCTAAATTGAAACAGTCTCCAGTCACCTATAGCTTTTCATACAATTGATTAACCTTTTCTGACTCTTTGAAAATCATTAGATCAAGCTAAGACCTCAACAGAAGCTATGTTAAGCATTAAAATAGCATAACTGTCcgcaattttttattttgtaaaataaatacatgagaGAATAAATAGCACTGATTTTAACAGTTAAATAGTTAGATATAAAGGGAATAAAACACCTCAGATAACCACACTGAGGCTGCTCTCATACATGGTTCATTTTCTTCAACTGTCTGATGTTATGCATTGCAAATTATGAGCAACTAAAACAAGGTAATGGGTTTCATCGTTGAGCCGGAAAAATGTTTTCAAGCTAGCTAACGACGCAAATTTCCCTTTTCTGAAAattttggatttaaatataTCATTCAATCTACTTTTTTTGAAGATTACAGTGACCTTCAATCTCAAGAGTTGCTCTCTATATTAGCCCAAATTTTGAATTTGTGTAGATATTTTAATAACCTTTACTGTTTCTATCATGCAGTACAAAGATTTTGCTTGTATGTTTGGCTGTGTCCTAAATATTTCGTGCAACAGTAGACCTTCAAGAATCTCATGCAACTTGTAACTCACCAATGCAACTAAGCTGTGTGAATAGTTTCACTGTATACCAGACTGATGATTTCTGTAGGACACTGAAACCTGGTGAAAAAGTTAGAGAACAAACATTCCTGTTCAAGACATCTTGAATGGATTTAACGTTTTACAGAACAGAACGACAGTAAACTTTTACATTGATTCCCAGTGTTGCTTAGCGTTTTGGCCTGGGCTTCATCAGTGTGAATAATTGTCTttcattaaaactcaaaaggttgaATATCTAAGTGCTGTGTGATGTAAACTGCCTAATCCAAGAACTCGAACAACTACAGAAGACTTtcaaaacagcaggaaaaccaCATCTCAGAATCAGACTCCTGCAGCTTTCCAAGCTGACTGCAGGCACACCTGACACTAGACTCGACTTGACCACAAATAAGCAAAGTAAAAATAGGACAAGATATGCAGCGCTATTATGCTTCCAATGATCTGAACAACCAGCCAGCAACCACATGGCAAACAGCCAGCAGCCTCCTGCAAACACCAAACAAGAACCAGGCAACCTATGCCTATCTGAAAGCCAGCAACACCACACAATTGAGCAGCACTGATCCAGCTGCTTCTTGAATCCGGAAGCAGCACCAAATCAGCCCAAAGCATTTCAGCAACTGGTTGTAGCACACCACTACACGAGCAAAGTGTCAAACCACAGTATCTGCAATGCGTTGTCAACAAACATTAGCAACATGTCAACAGGAGCAACAGCAGGAACTTGTCAacaagagaaggagaagcaACATCATCCAACATTTTAACAAAAGCAATGTCAGGTACATGTAAACCAATGCAACATTAGCATAATGTCAACCAGAGCAAAGTTAGCATAATATCAACCACAGCAACATGAGCAGTAATAAATCAGAGCAACATTAGCATTATGTAAACCAGAGCAACATCAGCAACTAATGCCCGGCACCAAAGATAGTGGCAGATCAGAAGAGAGAAAGCAAACAGAAGAGAGGTGCAACactgataaataaaaaacacacgcCTCATCACTGGTGGTCACAATGTCTCTCAGACAACATCCTCAGGTTTTTAGGTTTAAACTGTGATCCTTGACTGCCACTCTATAGATGATAGTACTGGATGAATATCAAACAATATTGACATTTCAGTCAATCTTCAACTCATGAAATTTGTtaattgaaacaaaacaaaacttgttATTTCAGGCAGCTACCTGGAGGTCACAACTttcagccatagactgtataaagatgGTCAACATGACAGATCCCCAAAAGAATGGCCAAAGCAACTGCCACCAGGGGTATGGCTGCGGTATAGGTAAATAAAACCTTGCCTCCTGCATGTTAGTCGGTGGAACATAGACCAAACTATAAAAAAGGTAGTGTGTTTAGGTACTTCTTATCCCACTGAAGTATGTCCAagtgcagattttttttcttctggttAGTCCAGTTTTTATTAGAGatgtgttttccatctttacCTACAGTCTATGCTTTcaacacaaagaaagacaagaTCAACATTGTCATCATCGTCAGGTCAACCACAACACAGACAAATCCCCCAAAGCAGAGATATGATTGGCAATTCATCCAATGCTCCTTCAAAAATTTTCAAGGAACATCAACTCCTTTCTTCTGAATGTCAGCCTGCATCAAGTCTGGGTGAAGCATCAACAGCAGCAAGAGGTTAAAACTCAAAAGAGGAAACGGCAACAGCAAATGTCAGAGAAAGCCAGAGTATCCAAAGTGAGGGACAAGGGTttcactgaagctgcagcttgcATTCACATGAACAAAGAATCACAAAGGAGACTGAGAGAAACCTCCTTAACAGCCAGAAAACCAGAGAGAAATCCAGTGCAGAAAAAAATCCAGATATataaagcaaaaaaacacctTGATTTCCCAAATGTTGTCGTCAACCtcaaaaacacagcaaaacgTGTAACAGAAGGAAAAAGTGGGACGCCATCAACGGCCTGCaactcaaacacaaagagaaaactgCTTTTAGAACAAGGATGAGCCAAACTAACAGAACATAAGGTAAACAAGCTGGAGTGATGAGGCCTGGAGCACACAGCCCGACACATGTCAGAGATCCACTGACCTGCACTGAGGACCaaaagagaacaaaaacaacagacacacaacagtttCAACTCAATATACAAGGAATCATTCACTGACTCAAATTCAGCCCCTTTCAGAATTGCAATTTTCTTAAAAACCTCCAGATACTTTTATGCAAACGTCACAACAATTAGATGAGGTCGGacctgcaaaaataaataaaaagacatcAGGAGAATTAAGAAAAAGTCTGAACAGAGAGAATGTTTTGAAGAGTTTATAAATTCTTTAAGTGAAAAAGTCTTTTAAAATGACTTGCCCCAAGGCTTAAACATAATATAGAAAATCAAATCATCAGTTTCAGCTTTCATTCCTGTTTACTCCTTCTAGTTAGAATGCATACACAATATAAGCAAAATAAGTATTTTAATAAATAGCCAAGCCATAAGCCAGACTGAAAGTGTATTGTATATTCTGTCTAATAAATTAATTAtcttatattaaaatgtatttacagaTCTACAAAGTTGATCACAACTATAGAATGGTGACAGTGTttcaaaaatgttgttttaatttatattcTTAGTCAATTACCAGGTGACATACGGAACTGTACCAAGGTTTTAGACACTTTAAATGTTTAGGTGCTGTGTGTATTCTGCAGAGCAACCCCTAACCCAATCAAATAGCAAGTTCATAAGAATAATCTTCAAAGACAAGTCCTGCAGCAGATGTTCTGACTCCATGGAGCCCTGATCTTCATGGAGTCAGTCTGGGATTTAATGAAGAGACCAAAGATAATGAGAAAAACTAAATGCACCAAAGAACAGTGAAACAACATACCTGCGTGGTCACAGctaacatacatttttttcttttaactactctgaatataaaatgaattattaaataaaaaatgttcaaggtatttttttttttagggcaTTCCAGTTCTTTTTATGGAGCCTAAAACCTTTACGCAGCACAATGGAGCTATCTGCAACAAGCTAATATCTGAGCTTAAacggttattattattatatcaattATTTCATTACATAATAAAGAACTTGATAAATTGTAGGCTTGATACGTTAACTAAGAGaccaaaacaaaattaaaacacaaagatcAGTTAAGTTAGTCCAAAGAAGGTGGCAGCAGTTTTcacaatatataatttaaaaaaaatcactgataatgattttacagtgaaacagaaaactTGAATGAATTGTTCATTCTTTTTCGAGGTAACTTAGATTATTGTTTTTGCAGACTTCAGGTCAACATCGCCTGCAACCACCAAGCTAGaccatctccatgacaactgtCACTCACATTTGTGACAGTCCATATGCTCAACTGATGACGTTGAACGcggtgggggtgtggggtgtGATGTCAGGACCCGGGGGCGTGGTCTGTAGACTCCTGGTGTGCTGCTAAAATACTACACAAACCCTAACTCCTTTGAACCGAGATCAAAGCCAAACACCTCCTGCCCATTTCCGGTGACGTAAGATCGAGAAAAACTGACCTgcgttgaaataaataaaaatcatatgAAACCTCTGACTAGCTAACCGGAGctagcatcttttttttttaaacaccacGTTAAACAGAGCCTGCCCGATTCTTCTCCCCAAGCAGGCATTCTACTTAACACACGTCAGGCTGTGGGAGCCTAGCACTCGTAGCTAGCTAGCTGCACGACGCCTGTTTAGCACATCTTAGCGGGGCTAGCTCCCTGTTAGCCACCTAGCTCCCTGTTAGCCacctagctagctagctgctgcGGAGCCTcgctttgtgtgtgcgtgtgggagcGGAGCAGCGGGGAGGGTGCTCGCTGCTGACGGCTCCTATAGCGCTCAGCTCCCGGTGCGAGTGCGTGACTGAGCACCGGATTCTTACCGAGAGTTTTGTGCACAAACACCCTGAGGTTGAGCTCGTGAACCGGGGGAACCGGAGGCCTCAGTCTccgctgctgatgctgctgatggtcGGTCTGCAGCCTGCGACCGATGCTAATGGCGGAGCTAACACCGCGAGAACTACCGTGGTGACGCGAGAGCGTGACGTCAGAGGCACAGGGGCTGGTATGGTGGGCCAGAAGATCAAATAAGATGATCCTtataataagataaaataagattagataaaataagataatccatcaaataagataatccttaaaataagataaaataatattagATAAAGTAAGATCATCCTTAAAATAAGATCATATAAAATTATccttaaaataagataaaataagattagataaaataataaaaaaaataagattagatgaataatacaaaataagataagataaaataagataatccatcaaataaaataatccttaaaGTAAGATCAAATAGGATTAGATAAAGTAAGATCATCCTTTGAATAAGatcatataaaataatccttaaaataagataaaataatataagatgaataatacaaaataagattagataaaataagataatccaTCAAATAAGATGATccttaaaataagataaaataagattagaTAAAGTAAGATCATCCTTAGAATAAGatcatataaaataatcctcaaaataagattagataaaataagattagataaaataataaaaaaaataagattagataaaataataaaaaaaataagataagatgaataatacaaaattagATTAGATAAAGTAAGATCATCCTTAAAATAAGatcatataaaataatccttaaaataagataaaataagataagatgaataatacaaaataagattagataaaataagataatccaTCTAATAAGATAATCCTTAACATAAGACAAAATAAGattagataaaataagataatccttaAAATGAGATCAAAAAGGttagataaaataagataatacttaaaataagata
This region includes:
- the cpne1 gene encoding copine-1 isoform X1, whose product is MAVVIRLQGLPIMAGTMDIRHFFSGLTIPDGGVHIVGGEHGEAFIVFATDEDARLGMMRTGGSIKASKVSLLLSSKTEMQNMIELSRRRFEAGAGAVETAAPTAGNANRQGSTAPIPTVQSGAGGRSGSHGNQGFSNTSALVTAASSIQEPPSHKVIASLANIVHCFPNSYSSTPTITTALASLNAGPPPIPPLPSMPSMPPMPTLPSLPVPPPVSSLPPVPTVSPMSQGPPMPPMSHLSHMSSMPPFNPSLPPPAGLGPGLSLGTPNQMLFNPLSPLASLGLQAHMKAAAAVASGVGIANPDELFVLLQNLPFSCSELEVREFFRGLGVDGARLVRDGQGRPTGRAMVKFFSPQDSFEAVKRGGGMMGQRFIEITPSSERQWASLGDGMMGHAPHNSSKSDHINEFHDHQHRRGNAGSGGRDQRGRSRSPHRQEFCVYLKGLPYEADKKQIKEFFNNLSIVEDSVYIAYGPNGRATGEGFLEFKAEQDHKTALGSHMQYMGTRFIQVQPISRKGMLEKIDSIRKREATQGDGKNQDGLKAPRNCAHITNIPYNISKKDVRAFLDGVGIYEDTLKVLSDTHGNGLGQSIFQLRTEEDARKAERLHRQKLNGRDAFIHLVTFEQMKEIERNPPPQNKRGQRNQNPQGQNQNPHQQTQPSPQQPQINPFAGISGEEFNFLRNTMGNLNNAQFVTPFSAPGNGLAGPPPLPPLAAGLGDVNLGLAPPLVAGLPGASIMESPGFRTGTGGGLSFSQDGLRGLVPFESANRKSSGGGQNRGGSNNNQGRPGGGATGGQQVFSQGADSLRNQPAPGGSNNPNSQRGAAGPTIVKLQNMPFTVTVDEIMDFFYGYQVLQGSVCLQFSEKGLPTGEAMVAFQSHEEAAAAVLDLNDRPIGARKVKISLG